The following proteins are co-located in the Insulibacter thermoxylanivorax genome:
- the zwf gene encoding glucose-6-phosphate dehydrogenase yields MGQMVNENLNGGAVFFIFGATGDLAKRKLFPAIFSLYRERKIGEKFAVIGLARRPKTNEQFRDDVYRSIQEFARYKKIDDVEWTAFAEHFTYMSLDINNLEGFRQLNELTQQVEARFNIAGNRLFYLALAPEHFGTVAEHLKAGGLLETDGWHRLVIEKPFGYDQHSAAVLNEEITSVFKEDEIYRIDHYLGKEMVQNIEVLRFSNALFEPLWNNKYIANVQITMSETVGVEERGAYYEKSGALRDMVQNHMLQMLTMIAMEPPSRLHPEAIRDEKVKVLRSLRRFQSREDVLKHVVRGQYTAGTKDGKAMPAYREEPGVNPASVTDTFFAAKLYVDNFRWAGVPFYIRTGKRLATKSTEVVIEFKNVPERMYFAEKNRLEPNLLVIRVNPMEGIYFKMNAKNPESNNDGQPEVIPVAVDFCQSCRVGYNTPEAYERLLYDAVRGDSTYFTRWDEVSLAWQFIDRIAEAWNEDSSDLTYYPAGSWGPEESHQLLARDGFKWWPVQGQEDDAVIWTVSGSGI; encoded by the coding sequence ATGGGACAAATGGTGAATGAAAACTTGAACGGCGGAGCAGTCTTCTTCATCTTCGGTGCAACTGGCGACCTAGCGAAACGCAAGCTGTTCCCAGCAATCTTCAGTCTCTACCGCGAACGGAAAATAGGCGAGAAGTTCGCTGTGATCGGCTTGGCTCGCCGACCTAAGACGAATGAGCAGTTCCGTGACGATGTATACCGCTCGATTCAAGAATTCGCACGTTATAAGAAGATTGATGATGTTGAATGGACGGCATTCGCCGAACATTTCACGTATATGTCTCTTGATATCAACAACTTAGAAGGATTCCGCCAGCTGAATGAACTTACACAGCAAGTTGAAGCGAGGTTCAATATCGCTGGCAATCGCCTGTTCTATCTGGCCCTTGCACCAGAACATTTCGGCACCGTGGCCGAGCATCTGAAGGCAGGGGGATTGTTAGAAACAGACGGCTGGCACCGGCTTGTCATCGAGAAGCCCTTCGGCTATGACCAGCATTCCGCAGCGGTGCTGAATGAAGAGATCACGAGCGTGTTTAAAGAGGACGAGATCTACCGGATCGATCACTATCTCGGCAAGGAGATGGTGCAGAATATCGAGGTTCTGAGATTCTCCAATGCGCTTTTTGAACCGTTGTGGAATAACAAATACATCGCTAATGTACAGATCACGATGAGCGAGACCGTCGGCGTTGAAGAGCGCGGAGCATACTACGAGAAATCCGGTGCGCTGCGCGATATGGTGCAGAACCATATGCTGCAGATGCTGACGATGATCGCGATGGAGCCGCCGAGCAGACTGCATCCGGAAGCGATTCGCGATGAGAAGGTGAAAGTGCTGCGCTCGCTGCGCAGATTCCAATCGCGCGAAGATGTTCTGAAGCATGTCGTGCGCGGTCAGTACACCGCGGGTACGAAGGACGGCAAGGCCATGCCCGCATATCGTGAGGAACCCGGTGTGAATCCGGCTTCCGTTACCGATACCTTCTTCGCAGCGAAGCTGTATGTAGATAATTTCCGCTGGGCCGGAGTGCCGTTCTATATTCGCACCGGCAAGCGGCTCGCGACGAAGAGCACGGAAGTCGTCATCGAGTTTAAGAATGTTCCGGAACGGATGTATTTCGCAGAGAAGAACAGATTGGAACCTAATCTGCTCGTCATCCGCGTGAACCCGATGGAGGGCATCTACTTCAAGATGAATGCGAAGAATCCGGAGAGCAATAACGATGGTCAACCGGAAGTCATCCCGGTAGCCGTCGACTTCTGCCAGAGCTGCAGAGTCGGCTATAACACGCCGGAAGCATATGAGCGGTTGCTGTATGATGCCGTTAGAGGGGACTCGACCTACTTCACCCGTTGGGATGAAGTATCCCTCGCATGGCAGTTCATCGACCGGATCGCCGAAGCATGGAATGAGGACAGCAGCGACCTTACTTATTATCCAGCGGGAAGCTGGGGGCCAGAGGAATCCCATCAGCTGCTGGCGAGAGACGGGTTCAAGTGGTGGCCGGTACAGGGGCAAGAAGACGATGCGGTCATTTGGACCGTGAGCGGTTCAGGCATCTGA
- a CDS encoding GNAT family N-acetyltransferase produces MIRKVHRGDYERIIQLVYHELWPYTRRSFPGVRFSRKDLLKRLRTSEGLVIGGRHKAAYGFVLFTRIGNGLYIDLLVVNRRARSQGLGTSLIVAAERWARCHGLAYAFLYVDAANAKTMGFYEKMGYKCRGYDEHIKCYRYEKLLWI; encoded by the coding sequence ATGATTAGAAAAGTGCACCGCGGGGACTACGAGCGGATCATTCAGTTGGTCTATCATGAATTGTGGCCATATACACGTCGTTCCTTCCCCGGTGTTCGATTCTCACGCAAGGATCTCTTGAAGCGTTTACGCACAAGTGAAGGGCTAGTCATCGGTGGAAGGCACAAAGCAGCTTACGGATTCGTGTTGTTCACGCGGATCGGCAACGGTTTGTACATCGACTTGCTGGTTGTAAACCGCCGTGCTCGGAGTCAGGGTCTGGGTACTTCACTGATCGTTGCTGCAGAACGCTGGGCGAGGTGTCATGGATTAGCTTATGCTTTCTTATATGTCGATGCGGCCAATGCGAAGACCATGGGTTTTTATGAGAAGATGGGTTATAAATGCCGGGGTTATGATGAACATATAAAGTGTTACAGATATGAGAAACTCTTGTGGATCTGA